GGATCGTGCTGCACGGATGCGCCCCCATAAGCGAGGCTCGACCCCGGCCCGTGCACGAGCCGTGTCCGCTGCCCGACGCAGGACGTGACGGGCTGCCGGCGAGGGGACCTCGCCGTCGCCCAACCGCTCGGACGGCGACCGGTGTTCAGTGCGGCGGTCCCAACTCAACGGCTCGCATACCATCGTGCGGAACGTGGAAATGGCCGCGCCCGAGCTGCCTGCGCGCCCTCGGGTCCATCGTCGGCGAATGGCTTCTGCCCGAGAGTGAGGCGTGAACAGGTGTCGCGGTCGAACGATCGTTTTTGTGAGCTGCGCCAGCTCCTGCGCTCTTATGAAGTGACCGGCTACGCCTTCGATGACACAGAGGGCAGCCCCGGAGCCGCGCTCGCCGCGTACCTCAGGCAAGCCGCGCTCGATCCCGCGCGCGCGGTGGAGGCCGTAGCGGAAATCGACGATCTCCTGGCAGTCGGCCTGTTCAGCGACGAGATCGCGGACGACGTCGATCTCTTGCCGCACATCAACCCTCCCCGTGGGGAGACGGTCGAGAGATGCCTTGCCGTGGTGCGCGGTCACCTCCGGCAGTTCCTCGCAGAGCCAGTGGCCCCCTCCACGTTGCCTCCGCAAACCGCGTGGGAGTGGAGAGAGCGTTTTCCTGCTCTCTCGCACCTGCTGGGAGCCTACTTCCATCAGGATTTCTCGTTGGAGTACGCCTCGGACGAGGAGGCTCTGGACGACTACGTTTCGGGCGTTTCGGAGAGCGACCTCCGGAGCGTGGCGAATGAAATCCTTGAATTCTTGAGCATCAATGAATCGGATTCACTGCTCAAGAAGTCGGCTGCGACGCTCGGGCTCAGCGTTTGCCCGCCCCCGGGGGTGCGGCTGCGCCGGTGGTTCGGGAATGTGCGGGAAACCGTCGTCCACTCGCTTCAGGGGTGACCAACCGGGGCCGACGCGCCCCATGCCGTCTGCAACGGGATGCATCCGTGACGTACAACCTCCTCACCGTCGACCCCGTCAGCCCCGAGACCATGGCCGTCGCGCTGGCCGGCTGCCTGGGTGTCGCGGTCGGTGACGTGGAAACGGCCGACCCCGACGGCGACCCCGACCTGCGGAACTGGGAGGCGCCCGTCTCGTGCGAATACCGTGCGGTCCGCGGTGAGGTGGCCTGGTCGCTGGACATCTATGCCCAGGAGCACGTTGCTGACCAGCCGCTCGAGTCCGACCTTGCCGCGGGGTTCGCGAAGGCCGCGATGACGACCGTCCTGTTTCCCGCGGAGGAAGCACCGCCCAGTGCCTACTGGGTGGTGACGCCGGAAGGTCTTCTCACTCGTGCCCGGCTCGAACTCTCCGACGACGAGCCTCCCCTTTACGAGGTCACCGCCGTCGAGGCGCCCGTGCCTCGGCTGCCCCGGGCGATCGTGACGAGATTCGCCGAGATCGTACGGGAGCAGCGGCCGGACACGCCTGTGGCCTGGGCCTTCGCGGTATCGGTGGAGAAAGTGCGGCAGGCCGCCGCGGGCCTTGCGCGGCTTTCCCTCGACGACCGGACGGGCAGCCCCGTCTGGTACGTGAAGAACAACCTGGTGGTGTGGGAGAGGGTCATCACGCAAATGGAATGCGGGTGGGCGCCATCGGGGTGGTATCCGGCCGACCTTTATCGAGAGCGCCTCGAAGCCCGCGACGAGCTGGCCGGTATCGGTGCCCGGCTGCCCGGTGACGTCACTGAGCTGCTGGGCAGGGCCCTGGAGCCGTTGGACCGGCGGTTTGCCGCTGCGACAGAGGAAGACCCGTCTGGGAGCCTTCGCAGAGAACTGACGGGTGTCTGCGCAGAACAGGTCGCCGGCGGCTGGTGGTGGCGCCGTCGCCCGAATCCCACACCGTGGGAAAAGGCCTGACTTCGCGATGAGGTCCGCGGCCCCCGGGGGCGGTTATCGGCCATGATCCGGCAGGAGCGGGGCGTGCGGGTGGGGGTGCTGGGAGACTGCGGGCCGTGGACGACTCGGTCAGCAGCAACATCTCCGGCGGCACCTTCTACGGCCCGGTCTTCATGGGCCGGGACTCCCGGGTGGCCCACCACGGCCCCATGGCTCCGCCCGTGCCCCGCATGCTGCCCTTCGGACCCGACGGGTTCGTCGACCGCGAGGTCCTGCGGGACCGGCTCGACGGGCTGCTCGCCGGGCGGGACGGCCAGGGGGCGCCGCTGCTGGTGCTGCTGCACGGCACCGTCGGAGTCGGCAAGACCGGGCTGCTCCTGCACTGGGCGCAACAGCGCCAAGACGCCTTCCCCGGCGGGGTGTTCTACGCCGACATGAGCCCCCAGGGGCTCGCAGACCCCACGGGGACCGCCGCCGTGCTCGAGTCGTTCATCGGGGTGCTCGGCACGCCCCGATCCGAACTCCCCGCCACCGAGGCGGCATTGGCCGCGCGGTTTCGGAGTCTGAGTGCCGAGCGGCCCTCGCTCGTCGTCCTCGACGGGGTCCTCTCCGCCGCCCAGGTGGACGTGGAGCGGCTGCTGCCCGGTCATCCGGCCGGCATGGTGGTGATGACCAGCAGGTTCCGGCTCGGCGCCGTCGAGGGGCGGCTGCCGGTGCGGCTCGCGGTGCCGGAGCTGGACGAGGAGGCGTGCGCCGAGCTGTTCCGCACCGTCGCGGGGGAGGACGTACCGGCCGGGGAGGCGCTGCGTACGGTGCTGCGGGCGTCGGCGGGGCTGCCGTACGTCGTACGCATCGCCGCGGCCCGCGCCGCCGATCCGGCGTCCGACGGGGTCGAGGGTCTGGCGGCCCGGATCGCACGGGAGAACATCCTGGAGGCGCTCGGGATGCCCCGCCGCCTGTTCGACCTCGCGTACGAGGCCCTCGACCCGCAGGTGCAGCGCGGATTCCGCCTCCTGGGCGTCCATCCCACCCCGGAGTTCGCCGACGCCCTCCTCGACGAGCTGGCGCCCGGCGTACGGGGTCCCCTCTACGCGGCCGGGCTGCTGGAGCGGTCCGGGCCGCGGCGCTCCCGGCTCAACGGGGTCGTGCACGGCCACGCCCAGATCCTGGCCGCCCCCGATCCCTCCGACGGGCCGCGCGTCATCGACTGGTACCTGCGCCGGGCGGTCGCCGCCGAGCTGCGGATCTCCGGGCGCTGGCGGGCCGGCGCCCTCTTCGCCGAACCCGGCCCGCTCGCGGGCGTGTTCCGGGACAAGGCCGAGGCCCTGGAGGCGCTGGAGCCCGACCGGAACAACCTCGTCGCCGTCGCCGAACTGCCGGGGCTCGAGCCGGCGCAGCTCTGCCTGCTCGCCGAGGCCGTCCACGGGCTGTTCCTCGACCGCGGCCACCACGCCCTGTGGATCCGCATCGCGCGGCTGGCGGCGGACTGCGCCGTCGACGACGGGCTCCTCCTCGCCCGGATGCACTTCGAGCTGGCCTTCGCCCTCACCGACCGCGGCTCCGCCGAGGACCTCGACGACGCGCGCACGCACTACGACGCCGCCCGCGAGAGCGCCCGCCGCGCCGGAGGGCACGCCCGGACCGAGTCCTCCGCCCTGGAGGGGCTCGGCCGGATCGCGGTCGCGCAGGGCGATCCGCAGGCGGCCGCCGAGCTGTACGGGCAGGCCCTGGCGGCTCTCGGGGACCTGGAACACCCGCGCGGCCGGGCCCTGTTGGAGTACCACCAGGGCAACGCGGCGAGCGCGGCCGGCCGGCACGAACGGGCCGCCGCCCACCTGGCCGAGGCGTTGCGCGGCTTCCTGGCGCTCACCGAGCCGGACACCGGGAACGCGGCGAAGACCCGGCTGCGCCAGGCCATGGCCCAGCTCGCGGCCGGACGCCCCGGGGAGGCGGTCGAACCGCTCGAAGCAGCCCTGGAGGCCTTCGCCGCGCCCACGCTCAACCGGGCCGACGCCGTGCTCGTAC
The Streptomyces sp. NBC_01296 DNA segment above includes these coding regions:
- a CDS encoding contact-dependent growth inhibition system immunity protein, with protein sequence MTGYAFDDTEGSPGAALAAYLRQAALDPARAVEAVAEIDDLLAVGLFSDEIADDVDLLPHINPPRGETVERCLAVVRGHLRQFLAEPVAPSTLPPQTAWEWRERFPALSHLLGAYFHQDFSLEYASDEEALDDYVSGVSESDLRSVANEILEFLSINESDSLLKKSAATLGLSVCPPPGVRLRRWFGNVRETVVHSLQG
- a CDS encoding tetratricopeptide repeat protein — translated: MDDSVSSNISGGTFYGPVFMGRDSRVAHHGPMAPPVPRMLPFGPDGFVDREVLRDRLDGLLAGRDGQGAPLLVLLHGTVGVGKTGLLLHWAQQRQDAFPGGVFYADMSPQGLADPTGTAAVLESFIGVLGTPRSELPATEAALAARFRSLSAERPSLVVLDGVLSAAQVDVERLLPGHPAGMVVMTSRFRLGAVEGRLPVRLAVPELDEEACAELFRTVAGEDVPAGEALRTVLRASAGLPYVVRIAAARAADPASDGVEGLAARIARENILEALGMPRRLFDLAYEALDPQVQRGFRLLGVHPTPEFADALLDELAPGVRGPLYAAGLLERSGPRRSRLNGVVHGHAQILAAPDPSDGPRVIDWYLRRAVAAELRISGRWRAGALFAEPGPLAGVFRDKAEALEALEPDRNNLVAVAELPGLEPAQLCLLAEAVHGLFLDRGHHALWIRIARLAADCAVDDGLLLARMHFELAFALTDRGSAEDLDDARTHYDAARESARRAGGHARTESSALEGLGRIAVAQGDPQAAAELYGQALAALGDLEHPRGRALLEYHQGNAASAAGRHERAAAHLAEALRGFLALTEPDTGNAAKTRLRQAMAQLAAGRPGEAVEPLEAALEAFAAPTLNRADAVLVRGDVRAALGDPAAARADWQEALELYGSLRSIRAEEARIRLARGGPEQAQG